Genomic segment of Clostridium botulinum BKT015925:
ATCATTAAAATTTTATTGTGAAAATAAAATTAGTAAATAAAAAGTAGATACCATTACCTTAAATAATAATTTTTAAATATTAAGCACAACAATTTTTAGTTAGTGCTTTTTTCTTATTGAAATTTACATCAATTACACTATTTATTAATCCCTGTCCAGGAAAATCCGCTACGATTATTCCAACATATGATGGATTGAATTTTTTTATATAATTCATAGTTAAAATATCTGTTCCTTGAAAAAAAATCATCACAATGCCAGAATGCAATTTAACTCGAGGAAAATCTGGATAATAACTATGAAATTTTGGTTCAATCAAACCAGTTGGTAATTGTGGTGAACAAGTATTAGGTTGAACATGACCACTTGCTACGAAATAAGGAAAGCATCCCCCAGTTCCACTAAGGTAATTTATAAATTTTTCATGTTCACCTGATAAGAAACTTTGATTTGCTTTATATAAATAATCTTTTACTTTTTCCCACTTACTATATAACTCCCAAATAGATTTTAACCAATAATCATCCTGTATATAAAAGCTTGCAGGATATGGCATCCATTCTATTTTTCCACCAAAGTTTTGAAGAATTAGTATCTTGCCTCTTAATTCTTTTAAAAAAGGATTGTTTTGTTCTTTGTTTTTATATATATAATTTGAATATTTAGGATTTTGAAAGAACCTATTTAATAGTGAAATAAACACGGTATCTGCTTCGGTAGTATGTTCTTGTTTTATTCTCATTATTATTGTTTCACTAGGATTATTTTTCAAAAAATTAGTTACTATCTCTAGTATATTAGTAAATGTAGAATGTAGATAAATGAATCCATGATATGAGTATAATAAATCTGCATTATTTGGATATGCACCAAGTCTAATATCTAAATATCGAATACCTGAGATCAATTGATTTTTCAAACTTTTTGATTGAGTTTCAGCAATAACCCCACCCCATCCAAGGGCCATAGTATCATGTGTTCCAGGAATTGATAAACTAGAAAGTGGCGTATTATCATTTAATTTGGCCATCCATTGAGACCGATCTTGAGCTACATCATTATCATGTGAATAGCCATAATTAATACTATTTATCAAATTAATTTCTCCTCTCTATAATCTTTTAACGTTGAAATAAAATTAGTATTTTTAATTTTATAAACTAATTCTGCATGTAGTTGTTGTTGATGAGATCTATTAAATGTATGAACTTTATACTTAGTTAATTATATTAGTGGATACTAAGTTGTATACGTAATAAGGATAATAAAACATAAGTTCAAATATGAATAAAAAATATTTTACTTAGTTCATCAACTATATGTCTTTAAATTAGAAAATTAAAAGGTATATACTATATTTAGGTTATTTTAAAGCCAATGCATGTAATAATAACTTGGACTATGAATATATAAAGTATAAAATTTAATATATATAGTCTATGACAATTAATTGATATTTGTGTGTTAAAATTGGAAAAGTGAACAAATAAATTGAGATAGGAGAAATTAATATGAAACTAAAACTTAG
This window contains:
- a CDS encoding phosphatidylinositol-specific phospholipase C; the encoded protein is MINSINYGYSHDNDVAQDRSQWMAKLNDNTPLSSLSIPGTHDTMALGWGGVIAETQSKSLKNQLISGIRYLDIRLGAYPNNADLLYSYHGFIYLHSTFTNILEIVTNFLKNNPSETIIMRIKQEHTTEADTVFISLLNRFFQNPKYSNYIYKNKEQNNPFLKELRGKILILQNFGGKIEWMPYPASFYIQDDYWLKSIWELYSKWEKVKDYLYKANQSFLSGEHEKFINYLSGTGGCFPYFVASGHVQPNTCSPQLPTGLIEPKFHSYYPDFPRVKLHSGIVMIFFQGTDILTMNYIKKFNPSYVGIIVADFPGQGLINSVIDVNFNKKKALTKNCCA